One genomic segment of Choristoneura fumiferana chromosome Z, NRCan_CFum_1, whole genome shotgun sequence includes these proteins:
- the LOC141427524 gene encoding chymotrypsin-2-like: protein MIFTWQNIMRTIFLVSIGSITVGDQLSTLFPNNWKVIESLAEEHPYIVALLNANQQYVCTGITINKRTVLTSGHCVDPPPHFIAVATAVIIGGEGAMRNLIEVAATVLHNEYTFDVKQTEPNITRVHSNIALVFAVRPVLMHFMTPAEIANHYATELRDTRMTVVGYGELYTGTIVLQRQAYNQTPCSNPKWYYCVCGLEDSVDILGTYEKEFGEGAPVLLDKKVVAIAATPSGSMIEPKGDVKYNIFTVIGPYLSWIDKSQTVTNLKLHALINSSDTHKEVLIKYILILLVITILINTDDNLCKINN, encoded by the coding sequence ATGATTTTTACATGGCAAAATATTATGAGAACTATATTCCTTGTGTCCATCGGGAGCATAACAGTCGGAGACCAGCTCAGCACATTGTTCCCTAACAACTGGAAGGTAATAGAATCGCTGGCAGAAGAACACCCATACATAGTGGCCCTGCTCAACGCTAATCAGCAATACGTATGCACCGGTATAACCATAAACAAGCGGACGGTTCTCACGTCAGGCCACTGCGTAGATCCGCCGCCACACTTCATTGCAGTAGCTACGGCAGTGATAATTGGAGGCGAGGGGGCAATGCGTAATTTGATTGAAGTAGCCGCCACTGTTCTGCATAACGAATACACATTCGATGTGAAGCAAACCGAACCGAACATTACCCGGGTGCATAGTAACATAGCCCTCGTATTTGCAGTAAGGCCTGTCCTTATGCATTTCATGACACCAGCCGAAATAGCTAATCACTATGCCACAGAATTGAGAGATACGCGGATGACAGTGGTCGGCTATGGTGAACTCTATACTGGTACAATAGTTTTGCAGCGACAGGCTTACAATCAAACCCCATGTTCGAATCCAAAATGGTACTACTGTGTATGTGGATTGGAAGATTCAGTTGACATTCTCGGGACGTACGAAAAAGAATTTGGCGAAGGAGCGCCTGTGTTACTCGACAAAAAAGTTGTAGCAATAGCGGCGACCCCTAGCGGTTCTATGATCGAACCAAAGGGTGACGTTAAGTATAACATTTTCACTGTCATCGGACCGTACCTCTCATGGATTGATAAAAGTCAGACCGTTACAAATCTTAAGTTACATGCTCTGATAAATAGCAGTGACACGCACAAAgaagtattaattaaatatatcctTATATTGCttgttattactattttaataaacacagaTGATAAtctgtgtaaaataaataattag